In the Pseudomonas sp. DTU_2021_1001937_2_SI_NGA_ILE_001 genome, one interval contains:
- a CDS encoding DUF2892 domain-containing protein, which translates to MSETPIIERIDRPLPAPRPEQNVQGWERITSLAGGVALMGKGVRRGGLLGLVQLALGGAILARGITGHCSAKSLLEKGRQDLYSARSDIERAGAELHDLKKQAEKAAPKIVDAITEPKTGV; encoded by the coding sequence ATGAGCGAGACCCCGATCATCGAACGCATCGACCGTCCACTGCCCGCCCCGCGTCCCGAGCAGAACGTACAGGGCTGGGAACGCATCACCTCGCTGGCTGGAGGCGTGGCACTGATGGGCAAAGGGGTGCGCCGCGGCGGCCTGCTGGGCCTGGTGCAGTTGGCCCTCGGCGGCGCGATACTGGCACGCGGCATCACCGGCCACTGTTCGGCCAAGAGCCTGCTGGAAAAGGGCCGCCAGGACCTGTACAGCGCACGCTCCGACATCGAACGCGCCGGCGCCGAGCTGCATGACCTGAAGAAACAGGCCGAGAAGGCCGCACCGAAGATCGTCGACGCGATCACCGAACCCAAGACTGGCGTCTGA
- a CDS encoding YcgN family cysteine cluster protein, whose product MTSADPFWTRKTLDQLSPQEWESLCDGCGLCCLQKLEDEEDNSVYYTRIACRLLDLKTCRCSDYPNRREKVPDCIQLTPGQAESFKWLPPTCGYRLVSEGKDLPAWHHLVSGDPKAVHRKRISQSGRMLSEDSVPEEDWEDYLIFRAG is encoded by the coding sequence ATGACCTCCGCCGACCCCTTCTGGACTCGCAAGACGCTCGACCAACTCAGCCCGCAGGAATGGGAATCGTTATGCGACGGCTGCGGCTTGTGCTGCCTGCAGAAGCTCGAGGACGAGGAAGACAACAGTGTCTATTACACGCGTATCGCCTGTCGGCTGCTGGACCTGAAGACCTGCCGTTGCAGCGATTACCCCAATCGCCGCGAGAAGGTGCCGGACTGCATCCAGCTTACGCCGGGCCAGGCAGAGTCATTCAAGTGGCTGCCACCGACCTGCGGCTACCGCCTGGTCAGCGAAGGCAAGGACCTTCCGGCATGGCACCACTTGGTCAGCGGCGACCCGAAAGCGGTGCACCGCAAGCGCATCTCCCAGTCCGGTCGCATGCTCAGTGAAGACAGCGTGCCCGAGGAGGACTGGGAGGATTACCTGATCTTCCGCGCCGGCTGA
- a CDS encoding nitroreductase family protein produces the protein MSTNPRVTDFEIHPQFTQRWSPRAFSDAPIAQETLLSFIEAARWAPSAYNSQPWRFLYARRGTPSWERYLGLLNEFNRSWAQHASALVVVISKTTFVAPGASEESPALWHTFDTGSAWGLFALQASLSGWHTHGMAGFDQDLTRRELKIPDEYAIHAVIAVGKAGDKASLPEYLQGREAPSPRRPVKELAAEGDFSL, from the coding sequence ATGAGCACCAATCCTCGCGTAACCGATTTCGAAATCCACCCGCAATTCACCCAGCGCTGGTCGCCGCGCGCATTCAGCGACGCGCCGATTGCGCAAGAAACCCTGCTCAGCTTCATCGAAGCCGCGCGTTGGGCGCCTTCGGCCTACAACTCGCAGCCCTGGCGCTTTCTCTATGCGCGTCGTGGCACCCCGAGCTGGGAGCGTTACCTGGGCCTGTTGAACGAATTCAACCGCAGCTGGGCGCAGCATGCCTCGGCGCTGGTCGTGGTCATCTCCAAGACCACCTTCGTAGCACCCGGCGCCAGCGAAGAGAGCCCGGCACTGTGGCACACCTTCGACACCGGCTCGGCCTGGGGCCTGTTTGCCCTGCAGGCCAGCCTCAGTGGCTGGCATACCCATGGCATGGCCGGGTTCGACCAGGACCTGACGCGCCGCGAGCTGAAGATTCCCGACGAGTACGCCATTCACGCGGTGATCGCCGTCGGCAAGGCCGGCGACAAGGCCAGCCTGCCGGAGTATCTGCAAGGCCGCGAAGCCCCGAGCCCGCGTCGCCCGGTCAAGGAACTGGCCGCCGAGGGTGATTTCAGCCTGTAA
- a CDS encoding D-2-hydroxyacid dehydrogenase, protein MRVLIAEHDYLLYTRLLQEAAPDIEILSSGDSAQLAAMAPQAQVWLGQPDLLASLLLQGSKPQWIQSTWAGITPLLDERLPRDYRLSRAVGIFGQVMAEYMLTYMLGHEREVLARLMSQVERKWDNRPGQSLAGRKVLIVGTGDIGRSVAQFLKPFGVQLYGVASTAREERGFEQVVSLQDMPELLGDMDYVINLLPNTPQTHDLYDARLFACFKPTALFINAGRGVAVVDADLVAALKDGLLAGAVIDVCRQEPLPQRHPFWTAYGLLLTGHSSAPTSPAAMTGLFLDNLRAFQAGETLRGEVDFNKGY, encoded by the coding sequence ATGCGCGTTCTGATCGCCGAACATGATTACCTTCTCTACACCCGTCTGCTGCAGGAAGCCGCACCCGATATCGAAATTCTCAGCAGCGGCGACTCCGCGCAGCTGGCGGCGATGGCCCCTCAAGCGCAGGTCTGGCTGGGCCAGCCCGACCTGCTGGCCAGCCTGCTGCTACAGGGCAGCAAGCCGCAATGGATACAGTCCACCTGGGCCGGGATCACCCCGCTGCTGGACGAGCGCCTGCCGCGTGATTACCGGCTGAGCCGGGCGGTGGGCATCTTCGGCCAGGTGATGGCCGAATACATGCTCACCTACATGCTCGGGCACGAACGTGAGGTCCTGGCTCGCTTGATGAGCCAGGTCGAGCGCAAGTGGGACAACCGTCCGGGCCAGAGCCTGGCCGGGCGCAAGGTGCTGATCGTCGGCACCGGTGACATCGGTCGCAGCGTGGCGCAGTTCCTCAAGCCGTTCGGCGTGCAACTGTATGGCGTGGCGTCCACCGCGCGTGAGGAGCGGGGTTTCGAACAGGTGGTCAGCCTGCAGGACATGCCCGAGCTGCTCGGTGACATGGATTACGTCATCAACCTGCTGCCCAATACCCCCCAGACCCATGACCTTTACGATGCACGACTGTTTGCGTGCTTCAAGCCCACGGCGCTGTTCATCAATGCCGGGCGGGGTGTGGCGGTGGTCGACGCGGACCTGGTGGCGGCGTTGAAGGATGGCCTGCTGGCCGGTGCGGTGATCGATGTCTGCCGCCAGGAGCCGCTGCCGCAGCGGCATCCGTTCTGGACCGCCTATGGCCTGCTGCTGACCGGGCACAGCTCGGCGCCGACCTCGCCGGCGGCCATGACCGGGCTGTTCCTGGACAATCTGCGAGCCTTTCAGGCCGGTGAAACGCTGCGCGGCGAGGTGGACTTCAACAAGGGCTACTGA
- a CDS encoding YcgL domain-containing protein — MKRICSIYRSPKKNEMYLYVLKSDVLTRVPEGLLTVFGTPQHAFDLVLTPERKLAREDIAKVLENLDNQGYHLQMPPPEDEYIEHLPEELLRRNDPA, encoded by the coding sequence TTGAAACGTATCTGCTCCATCTACCGCAGCCCGAAAAAGAACGAAATGTACCTGTACGTGCTCAAGAGCGACGTGCTGACCCGCGTGCCCGAGGGCCTGCTGACGGTCTTTGGTACCCCGCAACACGCCTTCGACCTGGTCCTGACCCCGGAGCGCAAGCTGGCCCGTGAGGACATCGCCAAGGTGCTGGAGAACCTCGACAACCAGGGTTACCACCTGCAGATGCCGCCGCCTGAAGACGAGTACATCGAACACCTGCCTGAAGAGCTGCTGCGTCGCAACGACCCGGCATGA
- the rnd gene encoding ribonuclease D, which produces MAIDIHWVRDDDSLARQCAHWQSLPFIALDTEFMRVDTFYPIAGLLQVGYANDAWLIDPLLIEDWRPLARLLEDSSVTKVLHACSEDLEVLLRLTGSLPVPLFDTQLAAGYLNIGFSMGYSRLVQAVLDIELPKAETRSDWLQRPLSETQISYAAEDAVHLAELFERLRVRLSEEKQAWLLEDGAELVANLRRESDPREAYRDTKLAWKLSRQQLAVLRELCAWREQQARARNQPRNRILREQSLWPLARTQPDNLTALARIEDMHPRTVRQDGEFLLQLIAGAARQPAQQWPEPLPEPLPIEASGILKSLRAIGQQHAERLDMAPELMLRKKTLEQLLKSGFPQGPYQLPDSLRGWRRELMGQALLDSLAN; this is translated from the coding sequence TGCACACTGGCAGTCGCTGCCATTCATCGCCCTCGACACCGAGTTCATGCGGGTCGACACCTTTTATCCGATTGCCGGCCTGTTGCAGGTCGGTTACGCCAATGACGCCTGGCTGATCGATCCGTTGCTGATCGAAGACTGGCGGCCCCTGGCCAGGCTGCTGGAAGACAGCTCGGTCACCAAGGTGCTGCATGCCTGCAGCGAAGACCTCGAGGTCCTGCTGCGCCTCACCGGCAGCCTGCCGGTGCCGCTGTTCGACACCCAGCTGGCTGCTGGCTACCTGAACATTGGTTTCTCGATGGGCTATTCACGCCTGGTACAGGCGGTGCTGGACATCGAGCTGCCCAAGGCCGAGACCCGCTCCGACTGGCTACAGCGACCATTGTCCGAAACCCAGATCAGCTACGCGGCCGAAGATGCCGTGCATCTGGCCGAGCTGTTCGAGCGGCTGCGGGTGCGCCTGTCCGAGGAAAAACAGGCGTGGTTGCTGGAAGACGGCGCCGAGCTGGTGGCCAACCTGCGTCGCGAGAGTGACCCGCGCGAGGCCTATCGCGACACCAAGCTGGCCTGGAAGCTGTCGCGCCAGCAACTGGCGGTGCTGCGGGAGCTGTGCGCCTGGCGTGAGCAGCAGGCCCGGGCGCGCAATCAGCCGCGCAATCGCATCCTGCGTGAGCAGTCGCTGTGGCCGCTGGCCCGCACCCAGCCGGACAACCTCACGGCACTGGCGCGTATCGAAGACATGCACCCGCGCACCGTGCGCCAGGATGGCGAGTTCCTGCTGCAACTGATCGCCGGCGCAGCCAGGCAACCGGCGCAGCAGTGGCCCGAGCCGCTGCCCGAGCCGTTGCCCATCGAAGCTTCCGGCATCCTCAAGTCGCTGCGCGCCATCGGCCAGCAGCACGCCGAACGCCTGGACATGGCGCCGGAGCTGATGCTGCGCAAGAAAACCCTGGAGCAGCTGCTCAAGAGCGGTTTCCCCCAGGGGCCTTACCAATTGCCCGACTCACTGCGTGGCTGGCGCCGTGAGCTGATGGGCCAGGCATTGCTCGACAGCCTGGCCAATTGA